A stretch of DNA from Pseudomonadales bacterium:
TATGCGTCAAACGGCATTGATAACCTTGATGGCGCATATGGGATCATATGTGCCTGCAGACAGTGCAACTGTTGGCTTAGTTGATCAAATTTTTACCCGCATTGGCAGCTCTGATGACCTCGCAGGTGGCCGCTCAACATTTATGGTTGAGATGAGTGAGGCTGCCAATATTTTAAATAATGCAACACAGCAATCCTTGGTATTGTTAGATGAGATCGGGCGCGGCACTAGCACCTTTGATGGCCTCGCCCTCGCCTATGCAATTGCACAAGATATTGCCAGCAATATTCATTGTTTATGCTTATTCGCTACACATTATTTTGAACTTACTGAGTTGCCTCAGACATTACCCAATATTGCTAATATGCATTTGTCAGCGTCAGAGCATGCTGACGAGATTGTATTTTTGCATCAATTAGCTGCAGGCCCTGCAAATAAAAGCTATGGTCTTCAAGTCGCTAAGCTTGCAGGTATTCCGCAACGCGCACTCAATGTTGCGCAACAGCAGTTACACATTTTAGAGCAAAGCTCTGCAGACCTATCGCCGCGAAGTGGCATCCCTAGCCAGGTCGAGCCTCAGCAGCATGAGCTCTTACTGAATGAAGATGCAACAGCCGCGGCAATACGTCAACGTCTTCGTCAGTTGGATGTTGATAATATCTCACCCCGAGAAGCTCACAACTTGCTTTATGAGCTTCAACAATCAGCCAGCAAATAAGAATAATTCTCAAAAACATCAATAACTTAAGACCTAATACTTGTTGATTTAATTATAATAATTCAGGCTGAAATAGTTAACAAAGCGTAGAAAACCAAGTAGAATACTGCCGCTTTTTAATTGATTAAAATAAGTATTGAGGACATCTCATGACATTCATTGTTGGTGAAAACTGCATCAATTGTAAACATACAGACTGCGTAGAAGTTTGCCCTGTCGACTGCTTTTATGAAGGCCCTAACACCTTGGTTATTCATCCTGACGAATGTATCGATTGCGCACTATGCGAACCAGAATGTCCTGTTGATGCGATTTTCTCAGAAGATGAAGTGCCAGCCGATCAAGAGGTGTTTATTGAACTTAACGCTGAGCTTGCCGAAGTTTGGCCAAATATCACCGAAATGAAAGATGCCCATCCTGATGCAGAAGAATGGAATGGCGTTGAGAATAAGCTGCAACATTTACAGCGCTGATTGAAGTGCTTATAAAAGCACTATTCTGGCCCCAATAAATATCACATCATATTGTTCTACGCTTAAGCTTTTGTAGTTACTCTTCTTCCACTAAGCTTAATGATAAACGCCACTTATATATAAAAAAAACCTGCTCTTGCAGGTTTTTTTTCGTGCCGATTATTCTATATCTGCAGGTTTAAGCGTTAAATCTCACAAAAAATGCAGCTACTCACAAATGGCCGATATCAGCAGCTTGGCTACACTCTTTTCAACTACGTTAATATTTATCATGAAAAAAAGGGTCAGAAACGTTTGCACCGACTGCAGGGAATCATAATCGGAAGCAAAAAGTTAAAGGATTATTATGCATATTTCTATTGAAATTAAACACAGCGCAACCGGCTTTTACGCGGTTCTGCTAAATACTCACCAACATCAGCAACATATCATCTCAAAAACTGCAGTTCACCAATATGCATCCTTAGCGCTGCACGAAGGTTATTGTCTATTGGATAAT
This window harbors:
- a CDS encoding ferredoxin family protein, with product MTFIVGENCINCKHTDCVEVCPVDCFYEGPNTLVIHPDECIDCALCEPECPVDAIFSEDEVPADQEVFIELNAELAEVWPNITEMKDAHPDAEEWNGVENKLQHLQR